The following are encoded together in the Robertmurraya sp. FSL R5-0851 genome:
- a CDS encoding YozD family protein: MKEIEVFIDTDEIAEFFFQELMKRGYVPSEGEVEELADITFEYLIEKCIIDEEIEDE, translated from the coding sequence ATGAAGGAGATTGAGGTATTCATCGACACAGATGAAATAGCAGAGTTTTTCTTTCAAGAGCTGATGAAAAGGGGCTATGTACCCTCAGAAGGCGAAGTGGAAGAACTCGCTGATATTACTTTCGAATACTTAATCGAAAAATGCATTATAGATGAAGAAATCGAAGATGAATAG
- a CDS encoding YozE family protein, giving the protein MRKSFYHFLMKYRHPAPKDAISRFANDAYVDHSFPKTSTDYTELSSYLELNGPYLESMAIFDDAWELYVND; this is encoded by the coding sequence TTGAGAAAATCGTTCTATCACTTCTTAATGAAATATAGGCATCCAGCACCAAAGGATGCCATTAGTCGATTTGCTAATGATGCCTACGTAGATCATAGCTTTCCGAAGACATCAACTGACTACACTGAATTATCCTCCTATTTGGAGTTAAATGGCCCTTACTTAGAGAGCATGGCTATATTTGATGATGCATGGGAATTATATGTGAATGACTAG
- a CDS encoding type II toxin-antitoxin system RelE/ParE family toxin, with protein sequence MQIKWTNAALEGFRNIQSQHFTSFETKEYKKSLVKRIEQKIALLGSTFPTDKPGWEGTYKIIIDKFIVYYSFSSDKKTCYIEFFKHSRQVR encoded by the coding sequence ATGCAAATAAAATGGACTAATGCTGCATTGGAAGGGTTTAGAAATATTCAAAGCCAGCATTTTACTTCATTTGAGACAAAAGAATATAAAAAAAGTCTTGTTAAAAGAATAGAACAAAAAATTGCTTTACTTGGAAGCACTTTCCCAACCGATAAACCAGGTTGGGAGGGTACCTATAAAATTATTATTGATAAGTTTATTGTTTACTACTCTTTTTCAAGTGATAAAAAAACGTGCTATATAGAATTTTTTAAGCATTCCAGACAAGTACGATAG
- a CDS encoding TOTE conflict system archaeo-eukaryotic primase domain-containing protein, with product MNEKLELKLKKALEELEKYKDENENLKKLLIQHNIHFEPMKPNNPLLKSEIIKQRINIFKRLFKGRTDVYSVRWESKSGRSGYVPACENEWVPNICDKPNIKCSSCTNKKYLELTDKVIYEHLSGKKTIGIYPLLKDDTCYFLAIDFDKSSWRDDASAFLKTCKEYNVPSFTEKSRSGNGCHIWIFFEEPIPAAKARKLGNSLLSKTLELRYEIGLDSYDRMFPNQDILPDGGFGNLIALPLQRTPRQNGNSIFVNVDFEPIKDQWAYLAKVQKLKITNVEQILTKLLKSTSPLPTIDINFPKQITLELNNGIKIQKSDLPSSIAKELIDLTSFSNPEFYKAQSRRLSTQGIPRLINCFDENETQLIFPRGCYEDVQNILNNHGIQINFLDNRQIGNTIKVEFKGKLYPEQKEVIDKLNEHDTGVLSATTGFGKTIIGAALIAKRNVNTLVIVHRKQLMEQWKYSLTSFLNLGEQTVGLIGGGKNKASGCVDIATIQTLSSKDENREFLKKYGQIIVDECHHISAFTFENVLKGSTAKYVHGLTATPTRKDGLHPIMTMQCGPIRYKVSAKNQAKVHTFDHQLIPRYTKFKSGFDEENKSIQNLYGELARNEKRNELIFDDVLKALDDGRNPIILTERQEHVNQLENRLKGFAKNLIVLTGGLKNKEENQRLKMLKEVPDDEERLIIATGKYIGEGFDDARLDTLFLVMPISWKGTLQQYIGRLHRSYENKQVVQVYDYVDSDESMLKRMFDKRKEGYKSLGYKVNLDLTSDQMKLF from the coding sequence ATGAACGAAAAGTTAGAACTTAAACTTAAAAAAGCATTAGAAGAACTTGAAAAATATAAAGATGAAAATGAGAATCTAAAAAAGTTACTAATCCAGCATAATATTCATTTTGAGCCAATGAAACCCAATAACCCACTGTTGAAATCTGAAATTATTAAACAACGTATTAATATTTTTAAAAGACTTTTCAAAGGCAGAACAGATGTTTATTCTGTTCGATGGGAATCGAAAAGTGGTCGTTCTGGTTATGTGCCAGCATGCGAAAATGAGTGGGTACCAAATATTTGCGATAAACCTAATATCAAATGTAGCTCATGTACTAATAAAAAATATTTAGAGTTAACTGATAAAGTGATATATGAGCATTTAAGTGGTAAAAAAACCATTGGAATATATCCATTATTAAAGGATGATACTTGCTATTTTTTAGCAATTGATTTTGATAAAAGCAGTTGGAGAGATGATGCTTCTGCCTTTTTAAAAACTTGCAAAGAGTATAACGTACCTTCATTTACAGAAAAATCGCGTTCTGGAAACGGGTGTCATATATGGATTTTCTTCGAAGAACCAATACCTGCAGCCAAAGCAAGAAAACTTGGAAATAGCTTACTTTCTAAAACACTTGAACTTAGGTATGAAATTGGTTTGGATTCTTATGATCGAATGTTTCCTAATCAAGATATACTTCCAGATGGTGGTTTTGGAAATTTGATTGCCTTACCTTTACAAAGGACACCTAGGCAAAACGGCAATAGCATATTTGTTAATGTAGATTTTGAACCAATTAAGGACCAATGGGCTTATTTAGCAAAGGTACAGAAATTGAAAATAACAAATGTGGAACAAATACTAACTAAACTATTAAAGTCTACAAGTCCCTTACCTACAATAGACATCAATTTCCCTAAGCAGATCACGCTTGAATTAAACAATGGGATAAAGATTCAAAAGTCAGATCTTCCTTCTTCCATTGCTAAAGAATTAATTGACTTAACAAGTTTCAGCAACCCAGAGTTTTATAAAGCTCAATCTCGTCGTTTATCTACTCAAGGAATCCCACGATTGATAAATTGTTTCGATGAAAACGAAACACAACTTATTTTTCCTAGAGGATGTTATGAAGATGTACAAAACATATTAAATAACCATGGTATTCAAATCAACTTTTTAGATAATCGACAAATAGGAAACACAATAAAAGTAGAATTTAAAGGCAAACTTTATCCTGAGCAAAAAGAAGTGATTGATAAATTAAATGAACATGATACAGGAGTATTATCCGCAACAACCGGTTTTGGAAAAACAATTATAGGAGCTGCTTTAATTGCTAAGAGGAATGTAAATACTCTGGTGATTGTTCACCGTAAACAACTAATGGAACAATGGAAATATTCTTTAACTTCATTCCTTAATTTAGGGGAGCAAACAGTGGGTTTAATTGGTGGTGGGAAAAATAAAGCAAGTGGATGTGTAGATATTGCTACTATTCAAACATTATCTTCAAAAGATGAAAACAGAGAATTCCTTAAAAAATACGGTCAAATTATAGTCGATGAATGTCACCATATATCCGCTTTCACTTTTGAAAATGTCTTAAAGGGATCTACAGCAAAATACGTACATGGATTAACCGCGACACCTACAAGAAAAGATGGGTTACACCCTATAATGACAATGCAATGTGGACCAATTAGATATAAAGTAAGTGCAAAAAATCAAGCAAAGGTACACACGTTTGATCACCAATTAATACCACGTTACACCAAGTTTAAAAGTGGATTTGATGAAGAAAATAAATCCATCCAAAACCTATATGGTGAATTAGCCAGAAATGAGAAGCGCAATGAACTTATTTTTGATGATGTATTAAAAGCTTTAGATGATGGTAGAAATCCTATAATCCTTACAGAAAGACAAGAACACGTTAACCAATTAGAAAATAGACTAAAAGGTTTTGCTAAAAATTTGATTGTGTTAACTGGAGGGTTAAAAAATAAGGAAGAAAATCAAAGATTAAAAATGTTGAAAGAAGTTCCTGATGATGAAGAGAGGCTTATTATTGCTACAGGAAAATATATAGGAGAAGGTTTTGATGATGCACGACTTGATACATTGTTTTTAGTAATGCCAATTTCCTGGAAAGGAACATTACAGCAATATATTGGCAGGTTGCATCGATCTTACGAAAATAAACAGGTTGTTCAGGTGTATGATTATGTTGATTCAGATGAGTCTATGTTAAAAAGGATGTTTGACAAGAGAAAAGAAGGCTATAAATCTCTTGGATACAAAGTTAATCTTGATTTAACCTCAGATCAAATGAAGTTATTTTAA
- a CDS encoding YokU family protein has translation MDMRCEWCEGKARTGESSVYWELPDGSRAIEISLTPAIVCMECEMVYQEEKVIKEIEDQLFLVDTRQIGNTISFKDLMELPRLLKRNYFDFS, from the coding sequence TTGGATATGAGATGCGAGTGGTGTGAAGGGAAGGCACGTACAGGTGAAAGCTCTGTATATTGGGAGTTACCAGATGGATCACGGGCAATTGAAATATCATTAACACCAGCCATCGTCTGCATGGAATGTGAAATGGTGTATCAGGAAGAAAAGGTGATTAAGGAAATAGAAGATCAGCTGTTTTTGGTTGATACAAGACAAATCGGAAATACAATTAGCTTTAAGGATCTAATGGAACTACCAAGGTTGCTGAAGAGAAATTATTTTGATTTTAGTTAG
- the ablA gene encoding lysine 2,3-aminomutase, producing the protein MKHSLYKPDRHWSSIELWKDVTEEQWNDWIWQLTNTIRTLDDLRKVINLTPEEEEGVKISTKTIPLNITPYYASLMNPDDPRCPIRMQSVPISQEIVKTRYDLEDPLHEDEDSPTPGLTHRYPDRVLFLVTNQCSMYCRYCTRRRFSGQIGMGVPKKQLDGAISYIRNTPQIRDVLISGGDGLLINDNVLEYILKNLREIDHVEIIRIGTRAPVVFPQRITENLCNILKKYHPVWLNTHFNTSIEITEESKKACEMLANAGVPVGNQSVILAGINDSVPIMKKLMHDLVKIRVRPYYIYQCDLSEGIGHFRAPVSKGLEIIEGLRGHTSGYAVPTFVVDAPGGGGKIALQPNYLISQSVDKVVLRNFEGVITSYPEPQNYVPGRAEGYFKSVYSDYEKYKSEVGISAIMNDSKFNLVPEDLQRLDRREKYQEDQNHSSLKDKREKRDELKEKKFKAQQQKSTKQSEQETDKTVNE; encoded by the coding sequence ATGAAACATTCATTATATAAACCAGATCGTCATTGGTCTTCGATAGAGCTTTGGAAGGATGTTACGGAGGAACAGTGGAATGATTGGATTTGGCAACTCACCAATACGATCCGAACTTTGGATGATTTACGAAAAGTGATTAACTTAACCCCTGAAGAGGAAGAAGGAGTTAAGATCTCAACAAAGACGATTCCACTGAATATTACGCCATATTATGCATCATTAATGAATCCAGATGATCCAAGATGTCCAATTAGAATGCAATCGGTTCCTATTTCACAAGAGATTGTTAAAACAAGATACGATTTAGAGGATCCTCTCCACGAAGATGAAGATTCCCCAACTCCAGGATTAACACACCGTTATCCAGATCGAGTGTTGTTCCTCGTAACAAACCAGTGTTCCATGTATTGTCGCTACTGTACGAGACGCCGCTTTTCTGGTCAAATCGGGATGGGAGTTCCGAAAAAGCAATTAGACGGGGCAATCAGTTATATAAGAAATACCCCTCAAATAAGAGATGTTCTCATTTCTGGTGGAGATGGACTATTAATCAATGATAATGTACTTGAATATATCTTAAAAAATTTAAGAGAAATTGATCACGTTGAAATCATAAGAATCGGTACTAGAGCACCAGTTGTATTTCCACAGCGAATCACAGAAAATTTGTGTAATATTTTAAAGAAATACCACCCAGTTTGGTTAAATACTCATTTTAATACGTCAATTGAAATTACAGAGGAATCTAAAAAGGCTTGCGAAATGCTAGCGAACGCAGGAGTACCAGTCGGAAATCAATCGGTGATTCTTGCAGGAATTAACGATTCTGTCCCAATCATGAAAAAACTCATGCATGATTTAGTAAAGATAAGAGTTCGCCCGTATTATATTTACCAATGTGACCTTTCAGAAGGCATCGGCCATTTCCGAGCACCTGTTTCAAAAGGGTTAGAAATCATTGAAGGATTACGCGGTCACACATCTGGATATGCCGTCCCAACCTTTGTGGTCGACGCACCGGGTGGTGGAGGGAAGATTGCGTTACAACCGAACTACTTGATTTCACAGAGTGTGGATAAAGTGGTCCTACGCAACTTTGAAGGTGTTATCACTTCTTATCCAGAGCCACAGAACTATGTACCTGGTAGAGCGGAGGGTTATTTCAAAAGTGTATATTCGGATTATGAAAAGTACAAATCTGAAGTCGGAATTTCGGCCATTATGAACGACAGCAAATTCAACCTCGTCCCGGAAGATCTTCAACGGCTAGACAGAAGAGAAAAATATCAGGAAGACCAAAATCACTCTTCGTTAAAAGATAAACGTGAAAAGCGGGATGAACTAAAAGAGAAGAAGTTTAAGGCACAGCAACAAAAATCAACCAAACAGTCTGAGCAAGAAACAGACAAAACGGTTAATGAGTAG
- a CDS encoding sigma-54 interaction domain-containing protein — MFETSSISIEVVTEILKGVDEGIHVVDLNGKTIFYNEVAAQHDGLTAGEVIGKPLLEVFPSLTEETSTLLRVLKSRKEIVNVAQSYSNIHGKKIETINSTIPICVHGDFFGAMEIAKDYSSIKRLSEQLLDLQKEKQKINPKKKSNSAVKYTLDDLLTENNEFLQIKREAYKLAKSQSSILVYGESGTGKELFVQGIHDASVRRNAPFIVQNCAAIPETLLESILFGTAKGSYTGAVDRPGLFELADGGTLFLDELHAMPIDLQGKLLRVLEDGMIRRIGSSKSVQVDVRVIAAMNVHPRKALEEKLIRTDIFYRLNVLTFELLPLRKRPEDIKFLSIKFLDHYNGVLHKSIQGVSTEVMNIFQSYDWPGNVRELKHTIEYMMNVCEETSLGMEHLPAMLKGNTSASRKVIKGYSLKGQIEEFEKNMICEALEQTSGNIKQAAKLLQIPRQTLQYKIQKYELQGAE; from the coding sequence ATGTTTGAAACAAGCAGTATATCCATTGAAGTCGTGACGGAAATCTTAAAGGGCGTTGATGAGGGGATTCATGTTGTGGATCTAAATGGCAAGACGATTTTTTATAACGAAGTGGCTGCCCAACACGATGGATTAACGGCGGGAGAAGTAATAGGGAAGCCTTTGTTGGAAGTGTTTCCATCGCTAACAGAAGAGACGAGCACGTTATTAAGAGTACTGAAGTCTAGAAAAGAGATTGTGAATGTGGCTCAATCTTATTCTAATATTCATGGGAAAAAGATTGAAACGATTAATTCAACCATTCCTATTTGTGTACATGGCGATTTTTTTGGCGCGATGGAAATTGCGAAGGATTATTCCAGTATTAAAAGATTGTCTGAACAATTATTGGATTTACAAAAAGAAAAACAAAAGATTAATCCTAAGAAAAAAAGCAATAGCGCCGTTAAGTATACATTGGATGATTTACTTACAGAAAATAATGAGTTTCTTCAAATAAAACGAGAAGCTTATAAGCTAGCAAAATCGCAATCATCGATATTAGTTTATGGCGAAAGTGGAACGGGGAAAGAATTATTTGTTCAAGGGATACACGACGCCTCTGTTCGAAGAAATGCCCCATTTATTGTTCAAAATTGCGCTGCCATTCCAGAAACTTTACTCGAGAGCATTCTCTTTGGTACAGCAAAAGGGAGTTATACAGGAGCCGTTGACCGACCTGGATTGTTTGAGCTTGCGGATGGAGGGACATTGTTTTTAGATGAGCTTCATGCCATGCCGATTGACTTACAGGGAAAGTTATTACGTGTTCTTGAAGATGGAATGATTCGGCGTATTGGCTCTTCGAAAAGTGTACAGGTAGACGTTCGGGTGATCGCTGCAATGAATGTTCATCCGAGAAAAGCACTAGAAGAAAAGCTGATACGAACGGATATCTTTTACCGGTTAAATGTATTAACGTTTGAACTATTGCCGCTCCGAAAAAGACCAGAAGACATTAAATTTTTATCAATAAAATTTCTTGATCATTATAATGGGGTTCTCCATAAAAGTATACAAGGTGTGTCTACTGAAGTGATGAACATTTTTCAATCCTACGATTGGCCAGGAAATGTTCGGGAACTCAAGCATACCATCGAATATATGATGAATGTTTGTGAAGAAACCAGTTTGGGTATGGAACATCTACCTGCCATGCTGAAAGGAAATACCTCTGCTTCTAGGAAAGTCATCAAAGGTTATTCTCTAAAGGGACAAATCGAGGAGTTTGAAAAAAATATGATTTGTGAAGCTCTCGAGCAAACGAGTGGAAACATCAAGCAAGCTGCAAAACTGCTGCAAATTCCAAGACAAACCCTTCAATACAAAATTCAAAAGTATGAGCTGCAAGGTGCCGAGTAA
- the ablB gene encoding putative beta-lysine N-acetyltransferase, producing the protein MNQLPAFRTVEERGIRCEVYMDAFNKRVRVDHYVGDPYLVIQTTEELAKQEKSEKIIIKGKFEDYKIFLEKGYRNEAIIDGYFLGSDGYFFCKYLEPDRACTAHLQVEEDILTSVQHLKRSSQVIMPPAEYKIMKVGEKEAEMLSDLYREVFQIYPTPLHDPEYVKKTMKEGTIYYAFMYHHEMISAASAEVNYMFRNAELTDCATKKEHRKFGLMKILLKKLEEDLFQQQIHCSYSIARSLSFGMNAVLHQLGYQYRGRLVNNCYIFDKLEDMNVWVKNLSTYQAAEN; encoded by the coding sequence ATGAATCAGTTGCCAGCTTTTCGTACCGTAGAGGAAAGAGGGATACGATGTGAAGTTTATATGGACGCTTTTAATAAGCGTGTACGAGTGGATCATTATGTGGGGGATCCCTATCTCGTCATCCAAACTACCGAAGAGCTTGCAAAACAGGAGAAAAGTGAAAAAATAATTATAAAAGGGAAATTTGAGGACTACAAAATATTTTTAGAAAAGGGATATCGGAATGAAGCCATTATAGATGGGTATTTTTTAGGATCGGATGGATATTTTTTTTGTAAATACCTTGAGCCGGATAGAGCTTGTACCGCTCATCTTCAAGTGGAAGAAGATATCCTTACTTCTGTCCAGCATCTAAAAAGATCTTCACAAGTGATTATGCCACCAGCAGAATACAAGATTATGAAAGTGGGTGAGAAGGAAGCGGAAATGCTTTCGGATTTGTATCGAGAGGTTTTTCAAATTTATCCCACACCCCTGCATGATCCTGAATATGTGAAAAAGACCATGAAAGAAGGAACCATCTACTATGCCTTTATGTATCATCATGAAATGATTAGTGCCGCATCTGCTGAAGTGAATTATATGTTTCGTAACGCAGAATTAACGGATTGTGCGACGAAGAAGGAACACCGTAAATTTGGATTAATGAAGATCCTTTTGAAAAAGCTTGAAGAAGACTTATTTCAACAACAAATCCATTGTTCGTACTCTATTGCAAGGTCGCTTTCCTTTGGCATGAATGCCGTTCTCCACCAATTAGGCTATCAATATCGAGGACGGTTAGTGAACAATTGTTATATTTTTGATAAGCTCGAAGACATGAATGTTTGGGTGAAAAATTTATCCACTTACCAAGCTGCCGAAAATTAA
- a CDS encoding peptidase produces MEEELRKVRKWMKRNRVHATRLLQKLVQEGSVRGKEAAAQAIIIEKCRELGLQLDIWEIGDKTLMNHPAYCSDRKDYTGNPNVVGVLKGTGDGKSLILNGHIDVVPENNLAEWKNDPFSGFIEEGRLYGRGSTDMKGGTVALLLAMEAIIATEIQLKGDVIFQSVIEEESGGAGTLAAVLRGYRADGAIIPEPTNLKIFPKQQGSMWFRVTVKGRSAHGGTRYEGVNAIEKGILVINQLNELEKVRNSRIVDPLYKNIPIPIPINIGKIHSGDWPSSVPDICIIEGRMGVAPDEKMSAVQAELEHSLLELEKKDIWFKDYPTTVEWFGGRWIPGDLEIDHPLLTTLESSYLEVMGSSPVIEASPWGTDGGVLSKVGDIPVVIFGPGVTEVAHDANEYIVLEDLFTSADIIASTILRWCEVSRSD; encoded by the coding sequence ATGGAAGAGGAGCTTCGCAAAGTTAGAAAATGGATGAAAAGGAATCGCGTGCATGCAACTAGACTTCTTCAAAAGCTTGTACAAGAGGGAAGTGTAAGGGGGAAGGAAGCGGCTGCCCAAGCAATTATTATTGAGAAGTGCAGGGAACTAGGTCTACAGTTAGACATTTGGGAAATTGGCGATAAGACTCTTATGAACCATCCTGCTTACTGCTCGGACCGAAAGGATTATACGGGGAATCCGAATGTTGTTGGAGTTTTGAAGGGGACTGGAGATGGCAAATCATTAATTCTGAACGGTCATATTGATGTGGTTCCAGAAAATAACTTGGCTGAGTGGAAAAATGACCCATTTAGTGGTTTCATCGAAGAGGGAAGGTTATATGGTCGTGGTTCCACAGACATGAAGGGAGGAACGGTGGCCCTTCTTTTAGCGATGGAAGCGATCATCGCAACAGAGATTCAGCTGAAAGGTGATGTCATCTTCCAGAGCGTGATAGAAGAAGAAAGTGGAGGTGCGGGAACCTTGGCTGCCGTGCTAAGGGGATACCGGGCGGATGGAGCGATTATTCCTGAGCCTACCAATCTGAAAATTTTTCCAAAGCAGCAAGGCTCTATGTGGTTTCGTGTAACTGTTAAAGGACGCTCAGCACATGGAGGTACTAGGTACGAAGGAGTAAATGCAATTGAAAAAGGAATATTGGTAATCAATCAGTTGAATGAGCTAGAAAAGGTTAGAAATAGTAGAATTGTAGATCCATTGTATAAAAATATACCCATTCCCATCCCGATAAATATCGGTAAGATTCATAGTGGGGATTGGCCATCCTCCGTTCCAGATATTTGTATTATTGAGGGGAGAATGGGCGTAGCTCCAGATGAAAAAATGTCTGCCGTGCAGGCTGAACTAGAACATTCATTGCTGGAGCTGGAAAAGAAGGACATCTGGTTTAAAGACTATCCAACCACGGTTGAGTGGTTTGGTGGAAGGTGGATCCCAGGTGATTTGGAAATAGACCATCCGTTACTTACTACTCTCGAATCATCCTACCTGGAAGTGATGGGTTCTTCTCCAGTTATTGAAGCTTCACCATGGGGGACAGACGGAGGAGTACTATCAAAAGTTGGAGATATACCAGTGGTTATTTTCGGTCCAGGTGTAACAGAGGTCGCTCATGATGCGAACGAATACATTGTTTTAGAAGATTTATTTACCAGTGCGGATATTATCGCTTCGACCATCCTGAGATGGTGTGAAGTAAGTAGAAGTGATTAG
- a CDS encoding 3-oxoacid CoA-transferase subunit B: MGMGIGIRDQMAKRAAAEIKEGMVVNLGIGIPSLVPNHLPSEINVMFHAENGIVGMGPSPKQGEEDENLCNAGGYPVSLVSGGSYCDSVIAFGMIRRGIVDITILGALQVSEKGDLANWIVPGKKIPGMGGAMELAQKAQKVIVLMNHTDKAGNSKIVKECSFPLTSRACVDMIITDMAVFHVTDKGLVLSKVFQPYTLDQVRESTACSFFCK, encoded by the coding sequence ATGGGTATGGGAATAGGGATCCGTGATCAAATGGCCAAAAGAGCTGCAGCAGAAATCAAAGAAGGCATGGTGGTCAATTTAGGGATTGGCATTCCTTCGCTTGTTCCGAATCATCTTCCCTCAGAAATAAATGTGATGTTTCATGCGGAAAATGGAATTGTTGGGATGGGGCCTTCTCCTAAACAAGGGGAAGAGGATGAAAACCTATGTAATGCTGGAGGATATCCGGTTAGTTTAGTGAGTGGTGGTTCTTACTGTGATAGTGTCATTGCCTTTGGAATGATCCGTAGGGGAATCGTGGATATCACCATTTTAGGGGCATTGCAAGTAAGTGAAAAAGGAGATTTAGCAAACTGGATTGTTCCGGGTAAAAAAATACCTGGTATGGGCGGTGCAATGGAGCTTGCACAGAAAGCGCAAAAGGTAATCGTATTAATGAACCATACGGATAAAGCGGGAAATAGCAAAATTGTAAAAGAATGCTCGTTTCCATTAACCTCTCGGGCATGTGTGGATATGATTATCACAGATATGGCTGTCTTTCATGTGACGGATAAAGGTTTAGTTTTAAGTAAGGTTTTTCAACCTTATACATTGGATCAAGTTCGAGAGTCTACCGCTTGTTCATTTTTTTGTAAGTAA
- a CDS encoding CoA transferase subunit A, with protein MKNRFNKITTVEKALNLFHDGGTIMFGGFGGVGSPPSIIDGLLNKGVKDLTLIGNDTGFPHIGIGRLVANGRVKKVIASHIGSNPVAGQLMTEGTLEVEFSPQGTLVERIRAGGVGIPAFLTDIGMDSDFVSTNKEKVVLEGRSYLLETALSAPISIVYAKKADEYGNLIYDKSARNTNPLVAMAGDITIAEVEEIVEVGELHPDEIVTPGVFVNYIVPTEGVNWKWVWE; from the coding sequence ATGAAAAATCGCTTCAATAAGATTACGACAGTAGAAAAAGCATTAAATTTATTTCATGACGGTGGAACGATTATGTTTGGTGGGTTTGGAGGGGTTGGCTCTCCACCATCTATTATTGATGGGCTACTCAATAAAGGGGTTAAGGATTTAACACTTATTGGAAACGACACTGGATTTCCACATATAGGGATAGGGAGGCTTGTAGCAAACGGACGAGTAAAAAAAGTGATTGCTTCTCATATTGGTTCCAATCCTGTTGCAGGACAGCTAATGACTGAGGGAACTCTTGAAGTTGAATTTTCACCTCAAGGAACGTTAGTTGAGCGAATTAGAGCGGGTGGTGTAGGTATTCCAGCTTTTCTAACAGATATTGGAATGGACAGTGACTTTGTGTCAACCAATAAAGAGAAAGTTGTATTAGAGGGAAGAAGTTATTTACTAGAGACAGCATTAAGTGCGCCAATATCCATTGTCTATGCCAAGAAGGCAGATGAATACGGCAATCTTATTTATGATAAAAGTGCTAGAAATACGAATCCTTTGGTCGCGATGGCTGGAGATATTACCATCGCAGAGGTGGAGGAAATCGTTGAGGTGGGTGAACTTCATCCCGATGAAATCGTCACGCCCGGAGTGTTTGTCAATTATATTGTACCGACGGAAGGGGTGAACTGGAAATGGGTATGGGAATAG